TTATATGTTGTCATGACGTTATTTCTTTCTGTTTTCCCTAAAAGACTAAATGCTCACAGTAATTAACATTTCAAAAGGCATAAATATGAAGTACAGCTtgttattgtgtgtatgtgtgtgttttcgtaacaaatatcaaatattaatatCTCCAAATTGCCACATAGGCATTATAATGTTAGTTAATTTATTTGAGCTTATTGtgtttttcttgttgttgtttttttttttcaatacaaatTCAATGCAAATTAATGTGGGGATCAAGCTTTCTAAATAAAATGTCCCAATATGTACACAGCCTGAATATATccaaatgtaaataagttgttatCACAAAATACTGTTCCACTTTGGTTCTGTACAAGGTCCAGTTTGCTAGATTTAGCCCATCCCACCCGGTCATGTGTTCATGGGCCGTCCTTCTATTGTCAGGAACTCTTTGTTTATCTAGTCTACGTCTTCTGttaagtgtttttttaagatAGCATTTCTTAACACCTAAAGTCATGTCAACATCTGCACAGGATCAAATTTATAAAGTGCCAGGTAAAACTTTGTGTGCTTTACTACCATAGTTACTACAACTTACTGTCTAAATGTGTTATGTAACCATTCTCAtgcatttatataacattttgcTGCATGGCTGTGCATACTTTGTGATTTCATAACTTCTGTTCGAATTTACTCTAAGATGTGAAAGATTAGGAAAACTTCTAAATGAAAGATTATGCCATTTATTTGTCTATCATTGAATTCGTTATTTGTAGATCAATGCAAATAAACAGTTATGAGCATTGCCGTAAGCAAAGTAAGCAAACGCTTTTCTTGTTCCTATTGCCACAATGTAtccccaataagttaaggcaactcaaaccgtttgaggaaaccgattgctacaaaccttttgagataaaaaaaaactaatctatacgagtactgtgaacttactccgttTAAGTTGAAATAgtgagatatttaattaactcattaccttcaacactccgttcaaaactcttttcaaatgagtagaattaactttcagtcaattttgagtcaaactacactcatttcatttaataaagttactgttgggttttacagtgcataaacaTTTGTAATTTTATAAGAAACCAACTCTAAAACAGAACTATTTATTCAAGATAGTAAGATTTATATCATGACTTGTGATTCATGCTTAGATAATACTTCAGACAACTCATCCAGTTATGCCACACTTTATTTCTGCTttgtccttttttaatgcacTTGATTCTATTTATTTCAGTTGCTCGTGGACTCTGATGTCCTCCAGAACTGTGTACAGTCTAATCATCTGTCACATTGTCTGTGTCGCACCTCTCATGATTTGTTATGGTGTGATTTCTTCACAGCGAACAAAAAACGGCCATCTGCCAGCAGCCTGGAGTTCATCGGTCCTCTTGTCAGCTCTGTGGAGGAGACCCCAGACCCCATCACTACACTCATTAAAGGTCAAATTCCCTCCTGGATCAACGGCAGCTTCCTCAGAAATGGACCTGGAAAATTTGAGTTTGGTGAAAGCAAGTAAGAGGTCATACCTATTATTTACTTgcatatactatatactatgtgGCGCGGTGGcttagtgggtagcgctgtcacctcacagcaagaaggtcgctggtttgagcctcggctgggtcagttggcatttctctgtggagtttgcatgttctccacgaaTTCGCATGAGTTTCTTcggagtgctccggtttcccccacagtccaaagacatgtgctataggtgaattgggtaatctaaattgtccatagtgtatgggtgtttcccagtgatgggttgcagctggaagagcactcactgtgtaaaacatatgctggataagttggcagttcattctgctgtggtgacccgagattaaaaaagggactaagccaaaaagaaaatgaatgactgattgaTACTACATACTAATTTTGACCTGGTTgtgttttcctttgttttttgtcTGCATCTGTTCCTCAGATTCACCCACTGGTTTGACGGTATGGCTTTGATGCATCGTTTCAACATTAAAGATGGCCAGGTGACCTACAGCAGCCGTTTTTTGCGCAGTGATTCCTATGTGCAGAACTCAGAGAAAAACCGAATTGTGGTTTCTGAATTTGGCACCCTGGCAACACCTGACCCATGCAAAAACATCTTCGCCCGCTTTTTTTCACGCTTTCAGATACCAAGTAAGCATCAATGGTGGCCTATCTGTTCACAGAGACAATGGACGAGTACAGTTCATAGTTAATACAATCatacattttgtaatatttctCTGTGTTTGATTATCAGAAACAACTGATAATGCAGGAGTGAACTTTGTTAAGTACAAAGGAGATTTCTACGTAAGCACTGAGACCAACTTCATGCGCAAAATTGACCCCGTGAGCCTAGAAACGAAAGAAAAGGTATGATCAAAAGATATACAAAAACTTGGGGACACACACAAGaacgtttttaaaaacaaactttaataaatggaaaaaacgTATAGAAAGTAGCAGAAAGGAATCAggccagcaaacaattttgtgtttaaaagacgtCTAAACGTAGAccgcttggctaaaacaaggctaaacttggattgccagtgaaaatctaatactgtaataaaatgcAGGGTTCCCCACAATTCATTTacgttgttccaacacaaatcgattgagttaaCACTTtaccaaatttatgtggattgaacataaaaaaattaagttgtcccaatgaaatcttaagaattgtgttgtttcagctcattttaaataagtagcttgaacaagcaaaaataaaaaatatatatatttttgtgtgtgtattcttagacgtctattagattttcactgacagcctaaatttagccttgttttagccaagacgactatgtttagatgtctattagatgtctataagacatcttttaaaaacaacaaatgctTGCTGGGAAACACGAACATGGAATGTGTAACAATGTTGGATGTGCAAAATGAAACAAACACTAATGAAACGAAACAAAGTCAAGCCAAATGTACAGCATTCCATCTTGAGTAGTACACATTCGTACACAACAGTGTTTTCTTAAAATTAACACTAGTTtctatgtgatttttttatttgaaaggtGGATTGGTCCAAATTTATTGCAGTCAATGCAGCCACAGCTCATCCACATTATGATCGGGAAGGAGCGACTTACAACATGGGAAACTCATATGGCAGAAAAGGTGAGTAGCGTTATTATAAAGGCTCATTCACAGCAAAGACAATAACAATCATGACTATTATATGATAATGATACTAATATTAGAAATGTCCACACCAGGTCTAAACACTGGATCTTGGTTCTGTTAAATTTTAATCGTCCCACTCCTACACTAAATAGTGTTCAAACAGTGATTCAGACAGTGTAAATATATTTTGCTTTGGGGTGAAGAAAGTTTAAAGGTTTTGCATTGGAGAGCACAGAAGAAAATCACACACAGAAGACTAAGCATTACTTTTAGACTGTGGCTGTCATAAGATGAAAAATGAGGCTTTACCAAGTTCAAAAGCTCtgtgatataaacaaaacagtattggctatttttaaaaaggggtGAAGCTACTCATATGTCCCACCCAGTCTTTTTCTTACTGAATAGCACAGAATGTTTCAAGGCAACTCTGTGAAATAATTACTATTGTATCAGTATTGCTTAAATTGTAACAAAGAGTATCACTATTGTATATCAAATTAAAACTGTTTAGCATCACTCATCCCTGCACAAGTGGCTTTttgtgaaagattttttttacccCAAAATTATTGGTTGCACAAACATACAAGAAAATAgcttcattgtaaaaaaaaaaatgcagggtttcacacaattcatttaggTTAACTTAGGTGAACAaatttaggtgaattgaacataaataaaGCTTTCCCcgaaaaatctcaagaattgtgttgtttcagctcattttatatttgtagttggaacaagcagcaaaaatgttttttagtgcTGAGTTTTGAAACTCTATTTTTTGAGCATTGAAATCACCACAGAGGCACACTTTTTAGGGAAATCAGCATATCAGACATGCTTTCTACATTCAcctgaaatataaaatattttaaccacaaaaaaaacacttcatcTTCCATTTTGTTTCTCAAAGGCTTCTTCTACCATATACTCAGAGTACCACCAGGTGAAGAACAGGGTGATGATGCTGATCTGTCTGGCGCTGAAATTCTTTGCTCGATTCCTGCTTCTGACCCCAGAAAACCATCATACTACCACAGTTTTGGTATATTTGCCTGCCATATTTACATGAGTAGATCACACAGTCAGCCCTGTTACTTGATAATGATTATTTTACatctatatacagtgctcagcataactgagtacagcccattttgaaaattaatatttgtatccatttctcagtgaatataagtgatgtattttgctgcatttaagcaaaacagatttattaaatatatatattcattaaaataatattttaatcactgaacgtatttagaaattgaaagataatacaattaaattcaagcaaaatattgcaaaaaaaatttcaacctaaatttttttttatttttttgcttctcttgattttttctctttattaaatttgtatttaatatttttttataacatatacatttgggtgtactagttttaggaccattattgtaagttattttgttagataagctccagatttggcttcagtactgactaatctaatgtgtatgcacaaacataatattgtatagcttcctattaaaatactgtatgaatttaaaagagagatttgtgagggttgTACTTATGTTGAGCACTTTACATACAGTTTGACATTGTGGAAATGTGGGCAGACTATTGTCCAGTATATTGTAAACTACACTCAAGAAAAGATTAAAACATTGCATTTTTGTTCTTATCCCATGTGCAGTCATGTCAGAGAATTACATAGTCTTCATTGAGCAGCCGATCAAGCTGGACCTGCTGAAGTTCATGCTGTACAGAATTGCTGGAAAGAGCTTTCATAAGGTCATGTCCTGGAACCCGGAACTAGACACCATCTTTCATGtggcagacagacacacaggccAGGCAATGCAGACCTTATCACAACATCATACTGACATCTAATTACTGCCCTTTTCACCTCTGAATACTATGCTTTTATCCATGCAGCTCCTCAACACAAAATACTACAGCAGTGCCATGTTCGCCTTGCACCAGATTAACGCATATGAAGAGAATGGATATCTGATTATGGACATGTGCTGTGGAGATGATGGCAATGTGATTGgtgaattcacactggagaatcTACAGGCGACAGGGGAAGAACTTGACAAGGTAATGTTTTCCCAATCTATTGCATGTCAAATGCCGATAATGCTGATAGTGCTAATAATGTAATGTGTGGCTTTTCCAGTTTTTCAATTCACTGTGTACAAACTTACCACGGCGGTATGTGCTGCCTCTGGACGTGAAGGAAGATGAACCCAATGACCAAAACCTCATTAATTTGCCAAACATCACCGCTAGCgctgtgaaaacacaaactgGGGTATGTGAGCAAGAGATCGAATGAGGCAGAAtggaaaaataatacatatactcaccggccactttattaggtacacctgtccaactgctcgttaatgcaaagttataatcagccaatcacatggcagcaacttaatgcatttaggcatgtagacatggtcaagatggtctactgcagttcaaaccgagcatcagaatggggaagaaaggtgatttacgtgactttgaacatggttgttggtgccagatgggcagGTCTGATTATTTCaggaactgctgatctactgggattttcacgcacaaccagaaaatatccagtgagcggcagttctgtgggcacaaatgccttgttgatgccagaggtcagaggagaatggccagactggttcgagctgatataaggcaacagtaacttaaataaccattcgttacaaccgagatatgcagaagagcatctcagaATGCACAACACTTTAAACCCTTGAGttggatggactacagcagcagaagaccacactggttgccactcctgtcagctaagaacagaaaactgagggtacaattcacacaggctcaccaaaattggacaatagaaaattggaacaagtctcgatttctgctgcgacattcgaatggtagggggAGAACTTGGTcttaaaaacatgaaagcatggatccatcctgccttgtatcaacggttgaggctgctggtggtggtggcataaagcgtaaatcatctcagactggtttcgaGAAAatgacgatgagttcactgtactcaaatggcctccacagtcaccagatctcaatccaatagagcatctttgggatgtggtggaacggaagattagcgtcatggatgtgcagccgacaaatctgcagcaactgcgtgatgctatcaagtcaatatagaccaaaatctctgaagaatatttccagtaccttgttgaatctatgccacgaaggattaccgcagttctgaaggcaaaagggcatcaaacctggtactagtaaggtttacctaataaagtggtcggtaaatgtgtatatatacagtatatatttatgtatatcactttttttcttgttaaTATAAGGTGTTCCTCTGTCATGAGGATCTCTACAATGATGACCTGTTGCAGTACGGTGGTCTTGAGTTTCCACAGATAAACTATGCTAATTACAATGCTCGTCCTTATCGATATTTCTACGCCTGTGGCTTTGGTCATGTGTTTGGTGACTCTCTGCTTAAGATGGATCTGGAGGGAAAGAAGCTGAAGGTGGCATCTTTACATACTTAAAGGTTGATTTTAATGGAGAATATGAGGTTTGATCTGTGTCCTTGGTTGTAGGTGTGGCGCCATGCTGGTTTGTTCCCCTCAGAACCAGTGTTTGTTCCAGCACCTGATGCTCAGGATGAGGATGATGGTGTGGTCATGTCTGTGATCATTACACCTCGAGAGGTTAGTTTTGTAATGTCATAAATTTCACTTAGTCTTTTTAGGTCCATTGATATtctcttttatttaattattataaatactcATGCTTGCATATATAGCTTCATTTTGACAAATGTTCTGAAGAGTAAAGTAAAAATTTGTCTTTTAGGTGTCAGTGCATTATTTTAGGATtcattattgtaaatataaatcaTACTGTATGTTAGTGACTGTCAGTTGTTTATGAAGTAAATCCATAAAAGGATTGTATACAGCATTGATGCCCACAGTATGAAATGCTGGAGTGCAGACACATCCATATTTCTGTATTACCAGGTTTTAATTAAAAGATAATcgaaaagttaaaataaaatacattaatgaaGTCACATTGGGAAGTTTTCCCCtcataaaatttattaaattagcaTGGCTGCATAGCATTTCTCCTAAAGTGTTCTCACATTTTGGTGGCTCTTTTATATTGTTTGTATTTagatgtatacagtatatgttatattatgttcttttttactttattacagTATTAGTATGGTTATTTAAATATGACAAAATTTGGTAATGAAATAAAactatgctatataaataaacagctttCATTTTAACTCAAGTTAAATTGTACAAGAAGACTGAACTTTTACTGGAGAAATATTTTATTAGTGTATCTACATTTACCAAATACTTGATTTGTGCACTTCATCCACTACTAGAAAATTGTAGAAGCATTTTAGTGAGATATATATCAGATAGAGATTTTCTTTTACTTCATTGCATTTATCAGCATTCAGTCTAAGAGTTCAGTTTTAACAAGTCATGGTGTAACTCTCTTCagaaaaagagcagtttcctcctTGTCCTTGATGCAAAGACGTTCACTGAGCTTGGACGAGCAGAAATTCCAGTGGACATCCCATACGGCACTCATGGACTCTTCAATGAGACAAgctaaacagaagatttaacatCAAAATATCTAATCTAATTAATTTTACTCATTTTGAGTTTGTCCATCTAAACAAGGAGGAGTTTTTTGTATTGGAgtagtatttttttgtattatgccTGATTTTTCTTGGCTGGTTGTGATTTGGTATTGGTACGGTATATATTTGGGGGAGGAATCTGATATAATAATGCTTTTTCTTATGCTTAAGCAAGTTGAGCAATGGTTTTAAACTATTGTATTTGTACTCTCTACAGCACTTGTACTCTCTACAGCATATTTTGTTAttcaataatgtattttattcatgtaTATTTTATACTAGTTTAtctactttttaatacttttacttttaaatattctttcattcattcattcattcattcattcattcaaaaaaaaaaaaaaaaaaaaaaatatatatatatatatatatatatatatatatatatatatatatatatatatatatatatatatatatatatatatatatatatatatatatatatatatatatatatatatatatatatatatatataaaaccatgtatataaaacatgtaattttttaaataaatgttatggcttataatatcttaatattatcTGTTTATTGCATTTGTATAGTCTTTATTTTTaccttttgtgttttatatttggttattaacatttaaatattttgcagaGGCTGACATGTTTgtatattaatgttgttgttgttgttgttgatgatgttgCTTAAGAAttattatgcatgcatttattttttgtgagaAGTTGAATATTTGAACTTAAGGAGTGATAacaactttttattaataaaccaaataaaaaataacaaaaatcataATATTTACAGGCAAAAAAAAGGACATTTTGTTTATCATCTATCTTTAAATTTCTCTTTCATTTCTGGGTAAtcatcaaaacaaagacagatattATAATATCTAGAGATATAAGAATTtgagatatatataaaaaaagtccgCTTCAAATCACTAGGTGGCGCTCGTCTTACATGGCTATTTGTTCAAAGGTGTCTGACTTCATTTTCTCCAAACGATCCATTACATTAATCGAAagcatttgtgtattttaaatgaaaattatgtaGTAACCAGTtccaaattaaaataatacaacttgcattaattcatattttaacagAAAAGCTTCATTTTAATTCAAGAAATAGCCTTGCCTCTAAAGAATTAAGTAAAACACCTATAACATCTACTAAACCTTTCAACTGCAGAAAAGACTCCTTATAGTAGAAAATAACAATTCGTCAGGTTTTTCGAATGTTCTTTTAGAAAAAGTCTTTCAAGAACTGATCACTGCCAATTTTTTCAATAGTTTCAACACAGTTTACTGACAGACAACGTTATTTTTAAACCACATTTTGGTTTATTGTATCTTTTATGCAGTAAAACGACCCTGTGTATGCTACACCTGGCCTATACACCTGGATTATAGCCTATTTTGAACAAATAAAGTAGCCTATTTACTGTATATTGATATAACATCTAAACGTACgttatttcaaataaaacagTGTAATAACAATTTATCAACCGGACGgtgaacttaaaataaaaataaatacagtgccAAATCCAATCGTGATCCAAATATCTTCTACTTCAGGTTTGTTACATGACCGGACACAGGTAATCTCCAAAGCACTAGGTGGGGCTTGTGCTACACAGAAGCGCTGCTTCACATTTCTACTGCATTTGACACTCCCATTACTTCACACAACGAGAACTATaaagtactgtatttacattttgcaGACATCTCCGAAAACTATTCGATCATACACAATTGTAGAATTTTATGAACCCCTGAAAACACACTTTATTGCTGAGCGAGGAAATGCGTTGGGGCGTTTAGAGGAAAGGTCTGTTGTGTTGATCAGACTTAGTTCATTTGTAAGGGTAACTTCACTGTGAATGTTGTTACTTCatccttaataataatatttatgggCTATTTATCAGAGTGTTTGAATGACATTTTGTTTAGACTGAAAGAAGCACAAAGTGCAACTTCAGACTGTTGGTAAGACCTATTTTATTCACTTTTCTGACCTGTCAATCTAAACACATGCTGTTTTAACTTTCTAGTCAGTGAGTATTTCGGTTATTATGCTTTCCATGTAGTTGTATCTAAAATGCAGTAGCTCTTTCTTATATATATAAGAACTTCACCTTGAAAACTGATCTTTCCAGGTGAGGTGTGGCTTTATAAGCATACGGTGCTCTATGTCATGGTCATAGTCCTTATCTCTTGTCAGATATCGTCAGAGTGAAATATGCCATTGTTCCGGCAACTTGAGCCCACCCCAGAGAAGAAATGTCAGCGGAAGAAAAAACCCCGGACTGAGGATGAGGAGAAACCTTCCACTCTGATTGGCCTTTGTCTTCAAAGCCTTGCCGAGAACATGAAGGAGCTGTGGGCGAAAGATTATTCCCAGAAATACATGGACCAGTATTTCTTCAGATACATCATGGGTCCCTTCAGCTTATTACGTGAGGATTGCAAAGACTTGTGCTTGTTTAATTATATCTACTGAAGTGTTTATCTCATCTGCATTGTTATCTTTCAGCTGGTGAATTGTTGGAGGAGCTCTTGTGTATCCTGTCCTCAAAGAATTTGTTGACACGAGCAGCCCTGCACCTCCTTCTCCTCCCGCAGCTGAGCAGTCTGTCCCTCACATCAGCCTGCAGCCTTGTCAATGCCAGCCTCTGCTCTCTTATCCAGATACGCTGCCAGGTTAAACACACATGCCCCCTCGACATAGTTTGTGCAAACATTAAAATGTTCAGGATCAGAAAGGAAACACCAAGTATGGCGATTAGATCTGACTTTCCTTTAATAAATAGTAGTACTTGCAAAATAATAgcaatccaaaatcaaacataaACTGCTCAAGGGTAGCTTAATTAATGTATCAGTGCTTTTGGGGTAagagattcatcagaataaacagcaaaatattGTATAACActcattttgttttcattatcaattttttttctctctcaatgTTAAATTATTAATGATTGTTGAGCTGACCTTGTgtttaatatacagtgctcagcatatataagtacacccctcacaaatttgtcttttatattcacatttttaataggaagctatacaatattatatttgtgcatatacattagattagtcagtactgaagccaaatctggaacttatctaacaaaataactgacgataacggtccaaaaactagtacacccaaatttatatgttctagagaaatattaaatacaaatttaataaaagaggaaaaatcaagagaagcaaaaaaaatgtaaaatgttgttgaaattttataggttgtaatttatttttgcaatattttgcatgaattttattgtattatctgtttaataaatctgtttttgtttaaatgcaccaaaatacattacattattttcactaagaaatggatacaaatattgattttcaaaatggggtgtactcagttatgctgagcactgtattattttagtattgtttagatattctaaTGTGTCATGAGACCGTAGTGTTCAAAAGAAATTCCAGACAACTGATCTCTGTTACCTTTATAAAGGCAAGTGTGTGTCGAAACGCATAGGTTTTGATTAAGTTTTATTTCTGTGTGATCAAAATACATTTGTTGTCACACAAATTGTTTTAAGTTGGTTGCATGCAAACAACATAACACTTACTGTGCAGAATAAGCCATTCTAGGTTGAATATGTGAAagtataatatatgtaaataatgtaaatatttaaaaatcactgTTAGTTAGATTCTGACGGTCAGATATGAGTTGAAAATTACAAAACATTCTATTGGataatacactaccagtcaaaagtgtGGGGTCAggtttttcaagtttttttttaaagaaaattattgtgttcatcaaggtggcatttattaaatgtaaaaaagttgcatttttatttatttattaaaattttaaacaacttattgtatgtagttttaaatgaaattattaccccagtcattattgcttttattacttatacattaataataataatattaataatagtaatagtaattattattattaatattagagtgattaaattaaatgataaactacttttgaacagttatttaatagtgcaataacatttcacaattttaccatttgtactgtatttttgaacaaataaatgcagccttggtgagcaggagaagtttattttaaaacatttaaaaatcttactcaccccaaacttttgactggtggtGTATTTGGgggaaattttaaatattagtaaagcaaaaaataatgatGCATAATATAGCATTATAAATATATGCAATCTCTATTGTTACAGAAGttgcatttattttctcactagagtagtaatattgtgaaatataatgacagtttataataaatgtttcccatttaaatatgttttagtaTGTAATAAATGCTGAGGTGGAAACAGTGAGTTTTTTACAGCCATCACTTCATTGTCACgcaatctttcagaaatcattttaatgtgcTGATTTTTCTTATTGTGCACAGAATCTTCAGTCTCTGGATCTTAGCGGTTCACAGAACATTTCTGCATCTGTGCTGTGTGAGCTCCTGGGCAGCCAGCATCGTCTCCGTTCCCTCTCCCTGGCTGGAACCCTCTGTGATCAGAGAGTGATGTCCGTGCTTTCCCTCCGGTGCCCCAAACTGAAACACCTGGATGTCTCACGGTGTCTGCACCTCACCCCTGCAGGCCTGCTCCCTCTGGCCCACCAAGAAGCTCATGTCAAGAGCACAAACACCATCAGCAGTCTGCTTGCTCTGGATATCGGTTTAGCAGAGAACGAGAGAGATGCCGTATCTGCAGTCGCGTTCCTCCTGCTCAGCTTGCCTGGTCTTCAGAGGCTGGCAGTGGAGGGACTGGGACAGGCTTGTGTACTCATACTGAACAGGGAGTTTGAGGGGACTGAGGAGTTCACTAGCCGAGAAGGAGTGCAATGTCTTAAAGACTTGTGGGCAAAGAAGACACTGGATGGCAGGAGTTCAATGAGTGCAAACGGAGATGACAGTTTTACTTTGGAAGGAAAACTAGATGAATGTTTATCGTTAGACGAGAGTGATTATGGGGTAAATGAATGGTCAGGGACTTCAAGAGAGGGTGATGAAAAAGTTAGGGATTTTAATGTATGTGATAATG
This Danio aesculapii chromosome 5, fDanAes4.1, whole genome shotgun sequence DNA region includes the following protein-coding sequences:
- the si:ch211-214j8.12 gene encoding uncharacterized protein si:ch211-214j8.12 — its product is MPLFRQLEPTPEKKCQRKKKPRTEDEEKPSTLIGLCLQSLAENMKELWAKDYSQKYMDQYFFRYIMGPFSLLPGELLEELLCILSSKNLLTRAALHLLLLPQLSSLSLTSACSLVNASLCSLIQIRCQNLQSLDLSGSQNISASVLCELLGSQHRLRSLSLAGTLCDQRVMSVLSLRCPKLKHLDVSRCLHLTPAGLLPLAHQEAHVKSTNTISSLLALDIGLAENERDAVSAVAFLLLSLPGLQRLAVEGLGQACVLILNREFEGTEEFTSREGVQCLKDLWAKKTLDGRSSMSANGDDSFTLEGKLDECLSLDESDYGVNEWSGTSREGDEKVRDFNVCDNVTTCLKDVQGLSLDTLEAVGKVCPDLRVLSLDCLQNNVNADSFEHGAVLARGLGRFSGQLNSLSLQFAGFLSDLVPALQAVGSKLLSLSLEGIKADGHTSFLELIRACPRLTSLSIHLDPPNTNMDVDDDDEGEDAEDEGRLSNLPCIPHLRCLTLHFSLDERQMKPPLCWRSLKEVLWALLRGASLLQKLSLIAVPCRLDPVFKLVLNHPAKPLGALDNPPLHCLRSASLNRSDITMDTVAHVVNTCRHLSCLDLSGCWAMSLSNITKLQSKTKRRRHTLQITWT
- the bco2l gene encoding beta-carotene 15, 15-dioxygenase 2, like: MSTSAQDQIYKVPANKKRPSASSLEFIGPLVSSVEETPDPITTLIKGQIPSWINGSFLRNGPGKFEFGESKFTHWFDGMALMHRFNIKDGQVTYSSRFLRSDSYVQNSEKNRIVVSEFGTLATPDPCKNIFARFFSRFQIPKTTDNAGVNFVKYKGDFYVSTETNFMRKIDPVSLETKEKVDWSKFIAVNAATAHPHYDREGATYNMGNSYGRKGFFYHILRVPPGEEQGDDADLSGAEILCSIPASDPRKPSYYHSFVMSENYIVFIEQPIKLDLLKFMLYRIAGKSFHKVMSWNPELDTIFHVADRHTGQLLNTKYYSSAMFALHQINAYEENGYLIMDMCCGDDGNVIGEFTLENLQATGEELDKFFNSLCTNLPRRYVLPLDVKEDEPNDQNLINLPNITASAVKTQTGVFLCHEDLYNDDLLQYGGLEFPQINYANYNARPYRYFYACGFGHVFGDSLLKMDLEGKKLKVWRHAGLFPSEPVFVPAPDAQDEDDGVVMSVIITPREKKSSFLLVLDAKTFTELGRAEIPVDIPYGTHGLFNETS